The following is a genomic window from Colletotrichum lupini chromosome 5, complete sequence.
CTACGCATATTCTGAAGCTTCTTCTTGAACGCGGGTAGGAGACATTCCAATTCGCGAATCAAAAGCATATGCTGGTCTCAACTAAAAGCATCCATGTAGACACTCTGTGGTCACAAGCGTCCGCAACCAAGCCAAAGCAGACGCTATCAAGCAGTCATATCCTGAAATCGGAGCCGACAAATTGTCCTTCGCCATTGTTCCCGATGTGGCTAAGAGCGATGCATTCACCGATGCCGTCAAATCTGACCCACCATTTGAGGCGGTCATTCATACTGCAAGTCCCTTTCACTTCAACGTGACGGACATCAAGGCGGACCTCCTTGATCCCGCTATCAACGGAACAACCGGTATCCTCCAAGCTATCAAGCAAAATGCCTCGTCGGTTAAGCGCGTGATCATCACGTCATCCTTCGGTTCCATGATGGACATTTCCAAGGGGCTATGGCCCGGTCACACTTATGACGAGAGTGACTGGAACCCCATCACGATGGAACAGGCGTTGCAGAGCGCTGGCGCTGGTTACTCTGGTGAGTTGACCCCTACTGTCTCGAGATCGCGCTGAATGCGGCACTTGATAATTGCTATGTATCTGACAAGTATACAGCAAGCAAGAAGTTTGCTGAAAAGGCAGCTTGGGACTTCCTCGAGGCCGAGTCTCCTGCGTTTTCCATTTCCACAATCTTACCACCCCTCGTCTTTGGTCCTGCTGTGCAGAGCCTGGCTTCCCTTGATGCCCTCAACACCTCAAACCAATTTATCCGCAGCTTCATTCTTGGCGCGGCGAAAAAGGGAATTCCTCCCACTCAGGTCAGTCCATCTTCCCTGCCGTAACTCCGATTACTTCGACGCACTTCGGCTGACTCGAGTGTGTATCACAGAACCCCATCTTCGCCGATGTACGAGATGTGGCATTTGCTCATGTAGCGGCcatggagaagaaggaggctgGCAACAAACGCTTCTTTATCACGAACGGCTACTGCTCAAACCGTGAGATTATTGAAATCATCCAAAAGCTCTTCCCGGAATACAAGTCAGCTTTGCCTTCCAAAGGCACTAAGGGCGGTGGTACGTGGAAACTTTGATTGCAAC
Proteins encoded in this region:
- a CDS encoding NAD dependent epimerase/dehydratase; translated protein: MTRVLLTGGSGFIATHILKLLLERGHSVVTSVRNQAKADAIKQSYPEIGADKLSFAIVPDVAKSDAFTDAVKSDPPFEAVIHTASPFHFNVTDIKADLLDPAINGTTGILQAIKQNASSVKRVIITSSFGSMMDISKGLWPGHTYDESDWNPITMEQALQSAGAGYSASKKFAEKAAWDFLEAESPAFSISTILPPLVFGPAVQSLASLDALNTSNQFIRSFILGAAKKGIPPTQNPIFADVRDVAFAHVAAMEKKEAGNKRFFITNGYCSNREIIEIIQKLFPEYKSALPSKGTKGGELPKEVYQTNTTRSVEILGMKYADFEHCIIDTIRSFASIKQ